CGCGACCTGCCCGTGAAGGTCGCCACGAAGATGCTGTTCGGCGCGATGGACCAGCTGGCGACCTCGTGGGTCCTCGGCAAGCGCGCCTACCGCCTCACCGACGCCGCCGAGCCCGTGGCCACCATCTTCCTCAAAGGAGTCTCGACCGATGCCGTATGAGACGCTCCTGTTCGAGCGCGAGGAGGGGTTCGTGGTCGTCACGCTGAACCGCCCGCCGGCCAACGCGATCAACGAGAAGGTCGTGACCGAGCTGAACGACGCGCTCAATGCCGTCGAGCACGACGACGCGGTGCGCGCCGTCATCATCACCGGCGCGGGCGACCGGATCTTCTGCGGCGGCGCCGACCTGGGCTCGGCGTTCTCGGGCGGCAGCGTGGACGTGTTCATCCGCTTCGGCAACAGCGTCATGCGGAAGCTCGAGCGCTTCCCGAAGCCGGTGATCGCCGCGGTCAACGGCCACGCGACCGGCGGCGGCTGCGAGATCGCCATGGCCTGCCACTTCCGGCTCCTCAAGGAGACGGCGAAGATGGGGCAGACCGAGTCGAACCTCGGCATCATCCCGGGCTACGGCGGCACGCAGCGGCTGCCGCGCCTGATCGGGCGGACCAAGGCGCTCGAGTTCCTCATCCTCGGCACCCTCATTCCCGCGCCGGAGTGCCTCGCGCTCGGCCTCGTCAACCGGCTCTCGAAGGAGGGCGAGACGCTCAACGACGCCAAGGCGCTGGCGCGCCAGCTCGCCCGGCGCGCGCCGATCGCCACGCGGCTCCTCATCGAGGTCGTGGACGACGGCCTCGAGGCGCCGATCGACAAGGCGAGCGACATCGAGGTGCGCGCGTTCCTCAAAACGCTCAGGACCGAGGACGCCGCGGAGGGGATCCAGGCCTTCTTCGGCAAGCGCGAACCCAGCTTCAAGGGGAAGTAGCGGTGGACCTCGGCATTCGCGACCGCGTCGCCCTCGTCACCGGCGGCGCGCGGAGCCTCGGGAAGGCCGACGCGGTGACCCTCGCGGGCGAGGGCTGCAAGGTCGCGATCGTGGATCTTAACGCCGAGGGCGCGGCGGAGACCGCCGGGGAGATCGAGAAGGCGGGCGGCCGCGCGCGGGGTTACGCGTGCGACATCCGCGAGAGCGGGGCGGTGCAGGAGGTCGTCGCGCGCGTCGAGCGGGACCTCGGGCCGGTGGACATCCTCGTGAACAACGCCGGGATGATCTACACCGTCGGCCAGCTCAAGGACATGCGCGACGAGGACTGGGAGCTGAACCTCTCCGTGAACCTCACCGGGACCTTCAAGATGACGCGGGCGGTCTTTCCGGGCATGCGCGAGCGGCGCTGGGGCCGGATCGTCTGCATGGCCTCGATCGCGGGGCTCATGGGCGGCTTCGGCCAGACCGCCTACGCGACGACCAAGATCGGCGTCATCGGCTTCGCCAAGTCGGTCGCCCTCGAGGGCGCGCGGTACAACGTCACCTGCAACGCGGTCGCGCCCGGCATCATCGCGCCGAACGCGCGGCTCTCGCCGCTGTACGAGCGCATGGTCAAGCGGGTGGCGATGCAGAAAGAGGGCGAGCCCGAGGACGTCGCCTGGGCCGTCGCGTTCCTGTGCTCGGAGCGCGCGCGGTACATCACGGGCACGGTGCTGACCGTGACCGGGGGAATGGACCTCTTCACGTTTTAGCGGCCGAAC
This Candidatus Methylomirabilota bacterium DNA region includes the following protein-coding sequences:
- the fabG gene encoding 3-oxoacyl-ACP reductase FabG translates to MDLGIRDRVALVTGGARSLGKADAVTLAGEGCKVAIVDLNAEGAAETAGEIEKAGGRARGYACDIRESGAVQEVVARVERDLGPVDILVNNAGMIYTVGQLKDMRDEDWELNLSVNLTGTFKMTRAVFPGMRERRWGRIVCMASIAGLMGGFGQTAYATTKIGVIGFAKSVALEGARYNVTCNAVAPGIIAPNARLSPLYERMVKRVAMQKEGEPEDVAWAVAFLCSERARYITGTVLTVTGGMDLFTF
- a CDS encoding enoyl-CoA hydratase-related protein; its protein translation is MPYETLLFEREEGFVVVTLNRPPANAINEKVVTELNDALNAVEHDDAVRAVIITGAGDRIFCGGADLGSAFSGGSVDVFIRFGNSVMRKLERFPKPVIAAVNGHATGGGCEIAMACHFRLLKETAKMGQTESNLGIIPGYGGTQRLPRLIGRTKALEFLILGTLIPAPECLALGLVNRLSKEGETLNDAKALARQLARRAPIATRLLIEVVDDGLEAPIDKASDIEVRAFLKTLRTEDAAEGIQAFFGKREPSFKGK